A region from the Arachis ipaensis cultivar K30076 chromosome B01, Araip1.1, whole genome shotgun sequence genome encodes:
- the LOC107636427 gene encoding probable protein S-acyltransferase 22, with protein MVLLRESSFLLTSPPSWEVVSNPFVIVVSVCTILTMIATLPVAQLFFFHILLVEKGISTYDYIIALTEQEQSNKELVVNITH; from the exons ATGGTTTTGTTGAGAGAAAGCAGTTTTCTGCTGACATCTCCTCCAAGTTGGGAAGTAGTTTCTAATCCCTTTGTCATTGTGGTG TCTGTTTGTACCATTCTGACTATGATTGCTACCTTGCCTGTTGCACAGCTTTTCTTCTTTCACATCCTCCTTGTTGAAAAG GGAATCAGCACTTATGATTACATCATAGCTCTGACGGAGCAAGAGCAGAGCAACAAGGAGTTGGTGGTCAACATAACTCATTAA
- the LOC107636421 gene encoding uncharacterized protein LOC107636421, whose protein sequence is MSLSVSRHPSSPFTASSSHRVTRFETYIFLFLNLLQGSNLVLKVAPLIVMAKSFALKIMYCAFCRSASELALGLVCGEMVVKCSKIISSSNYSFHMVNGIIQDRIKRKLI, encoded by the exons ATGTCTCTCTCTGTCTCGCGCCATCCATCCTCGCCGTTCACAGCCTCGTCGAGTCATCGTGTCACCAGATTTGAAACCTACAT ATTTTTGTTCTTGAATCTTCTTCAAGGTTCGAATTTGGTTTTGAAAGTAGCTCCATTAATTGTTATGGCTAAAAGTTTTGCGTTGAAGATAATGTATTGTGCCTTCTGCCGTTCTGCTTCTGAG CTTGCTCTAG GCCTGGTGTGTGGGGAAATGGTGGTCAAGTGTAGCAAAATTATTTCCTCATCAAACTATTCATTTCATATGGTTAATGGAATTATTCAAGATCGGATCAAGAGAAAGCTTATATAA
- the LOC107636412 gene encoding glutamyl-tRNA(Gln) amidotransferase subunit C, chloroplastic/mitochondrial — MGGVGAMVKGASYSYAVFCGSFLRSPRLSFSIHNKKEKLLKFRSFSSKSTCPSLQPPDVSRLAKTAQISLTPDEIEEFAPKIQQVIDWFGQLHDVDLQSVEPSIRAETENNLRDNVPETFDHRDAMIGAVPSYEEPYIKVPRVLSMD; from the exons ATGGGTGGCGTTGGTGCTATGGTGAAGGGAGCTTCATATTCATATGCTGTGTTTTGTGGTAGCTTTTTGAGGTCTCCGAGGTTAAGCTTTAGCATTCATAACAAGAAGGAGAAGTTGTTGAAGTTCAGGAGCTTCTCATCTAAGAGCACATGTCCCTCTCTCCAACCACCAGATGTGTCTCGTTTGGCAAAAACAGCTCAAATTTCTCTCACCCCAGATGag ATTGAAGAATTTGCTCCAAAGATTCAACAGGTGATTGACTG GTTTGGGCAACTTCATGATGTTGATCTCCAAAGCGTTGAGCCCTCCATTAGAGCAG AGACCGAAAACAATTTGCGCGACAATGTCCCGGAAACATTTGATCACAG GGATGCGATGATTGGTGCTGTTCCAAGCTATGAGGAGCCGTATATTAAAGTTCCAAGGGTCTTAAGTATGGACTAA
- the LOC107613014 gene encoding pentatricopeptide repeat-containing protein At2g16880-like, whose translation MKRLRIKPNLLTCHSLLSSLIRQHPHSSHSIHLSKQVFNDSLKLGIIPNTTTFNILIHGSCLDNNFNDALGFMNQMSDFACSPDNITYNTILDALCRKGQLSKVREVLLEMKGSGVSPNRNTYNILVNGYCKLRWLKEAAEVVELMKANGMVPDIWTYNTIMRGLCDEGKVKEAISLRDEMESLRVMPDEVTYNTLIDGCFQWKGSVEAFKLVEEMKGKGVKPNAVTHNIMVKWYCKEGKMDEAGCVVAKMVESGFSPDCFTYNTMINGYCKAGNLGEAFKMMDEMGRKGLKMDTFTLNTIVHKLCTEKLLKEAYELTVKAAKRGYILDEVTYGTLIMGYFKNEQTNKALKLWDEMKEKGIIPSVVTYNTIIRGLCHSLKTDQAVDKLNELLDKGLAPDEATCNIIIHGYCWEGAVEKAFLFYNRMVENSFKPDVITCNILLRGLCKHGMFEKAFNLFNTWIVKGKPVDAVTYNTLISVLCKEGKLDEAFDLMTEMEKKKLGPDRYTYTAIIGALTHAGRTEEAKKFMSKLLETSPNMISEDTSQMLGSGNMDYSEQISNFCTQGKYKEAMKLFQESEQKGVSLNKSAYFKLMDGLLKRRKSISKECILICHFRL comes from the coding sequence ATGAAGCGCCTCCGCATTAAACCCAACCTCCTCACCTGTcactccctcctctcctccctcATCCGCCAGCACCCTCATTCCTCCCACTCCATTCACCTCTCCAAACAAGTCTTCAACGATTCCCTTAAGCTCGGTATAATCCCAAATACCACCACCTTCAACATCTTGATCCATGGTTCTTGTCTTGATAATAATTTTAATGATGCTCTTGGCTTCATGAACCAAATGTCTGATTTTGCTTGTTCTCCTGATAATATCACTTACAATACTATTCTTGATGCATTGTGTAGAAAGGGCCAATTGAGTAAGGTTAGGGAGGTTTTGCTAGAGATGAAAGGTAGCGGGGTTTCCCCAAATAGGAACACCTATAATATCTTGGTTAATGGCTATTGTAAGTTGAGGTGGTTGAAGGAGGCTGCTGAGGTTGTCGAGTTGATGAAAGCGAACGGCATGGTACCGGATATTTGGACTTATAATACAATCATGAGGGGTTTGTGCGACGAGGGGAAGGTCAAGGAGGCGATTAGCCTAAGGGATGAGATGGAGAGCCTGAGAGTGATGCCGGATGAGGTTACCTACAATACTCTGATTGACGGGTGTTTTCAGTGGAAGGGGAGTGTGGAAGCATTCAAGTTGGTTGAGGAAATGAAGGGAAAGGGAGTCAAGCCAAACGCGGTGACTCACAATATAATGGTGAAGTGGTATTGTAAGGAAGGTAAGATGGATGAAGCCGGCTGTGTCGTGGCGAAGATGGTGGAGAGTGGGTTTTCACCGGACTGTTTTACTTATAATACTATGATCAATGGTTATTGTAAGGCAGGAAATCTGGGAGAAGCTTTTAAGATGATGGATGAAATGGGGAGGAAAGGTTTAAAGATGGATACTTTTACTCTGAACACTATAGTGCACAAATTGTGCACGGAGAAGCTGCTCAAAGAGGCATACGAGTTGACTGTGAAGGCCGCAAAGCGAGGTTATATTCTCGATGAGGTAACCTATGGAACTCTAATCATGGGATACTTTAAAAATGAACAAACAAACAAAGCTCTGAAGCTTTGGGATGAGATGAAGGAGAAGGGGATCATTCCTAGTGTTGTCACTTATAACACTATAATTAGGGGGTTGTGCCATTCTTTAAAAACTGATCAGGCTGTAGATAAATTGAATGAGCTTCTAGATAAAGGTTTGGCCCCCGATGAAGCTACGTGTAACATAATTATTCATGGTTACTGCTGGGAGGGAGCAGTGGAGAAAGCATTCTTGTTCTATAACAGAATGGTTGAGAACTCATTCAAGCCGGATGTTATTACATGTAACATTCTTCTTCGAGGGCTTTGCAAACATGGTATGTTCGAGAAGGCCTTTAATTTATTTAACACATGGATCGTTAAAGGTAAGCCCGTTGATGCAGTTACGTACAACACGTTGATTTCCGTCCTTTGCAAAGAAGGGAAACTTGATGAAGCATTTGACCTCATGACTGAGATGGAGAAGAAAAAATTGGGGCCGGACCGATATACTTATACTGCCATCATTGGTGCACTTACTCATGCTGGGAGAACTGAGGAAGCAAAGAAATTCATGTCAAAACTCCTAGAGACAAGTCCAAATATGATAAGTGAAGACACTTCACAAATGCTTGGTTCAGGCAACATGGATTACTCAGAACAGATAAGTAATTTTTGTACTCAAGGGAAGTACAAAGAGGCAATGAAACTATTTCAAGAATCAGAGCAGAAAGGAGTTAGTTTGAATAAATCTGCGTATTTCAAGTTAATGGATGGGCTATTGAAGAGGCGAAAAAGCATATCGAAGGAATGTATTCTTATATGCCACTTTAGACTTTAG